In Brettanomyces nanus chromosome 3, complete sequence, a single genomic region encodes these proteins:
- a CDS encoding uncharacterized protein (CAZy:GT71), with protein sequence MGSGKTWKHFICFGAPRRAKRLAIGAAVVIVILISAQVVDMFRSNRQMASLDEPAERSSHFWPVYGSDADLDNTKEQEMIEHEEIKNHLYEVKQGSEVGDGVEDPDTDQPNENGDDGNSDNSDDNDNSDNNDDNSGGDSDGILIKYKLGLEHKAPEEAEHNAALDKFLQKVLTVLITSKPKTGFELMKRSKKQKSDTSFNLYPRQYGKNGVVNIAAHDNRPGVPVLSEDFLGQCLTMSSQVFQDLQTSHFYVTKWLPDKYPENVYKGDGVVMVGGGRYSWFVLLAVENLRSTGSKLPVEVLIPSEDEYESYLCDKLLPKLDAKCVVLTQRLPFLKKFSSIIGGYQYKSLALLSSSFERVLLLDADNLAVENPDSLFDSEPFDSYGMILWPDYWKRVTHPDFYKLAGFKIGDKRVRNGPDDLSPPELYVSGFENPKTDLPLHDREGTMPDLTTESGQIMVNKRNHMRSLLLSLYYNLYGPHQFYPLFSQGTNGEGDKETFLAAATYYGESVYRVNKICDSLGYWMDDPHKFVGVGMIQHDPVVDYKNSKDYRKYVEQKLSEFKDENPNWKKLTPQLWKSINEDSENNFNSYMDRNQRPRFYHCNFPKLDPVDMHKYNKLVDDNGKEERLYTSNELDFDFEKKQWVIMRKYFCDGDLELKYFTDAGVRTTDYCQFIDDRITFLEAN encoded by the coding sequence ATGGGCAGTGGAAAAACGTGGAAGCATTTTATATGTTTTGGTGCACCTCGACGTGCCAAACGGTTGGCAATAGGTGCTGCCGTTGTCATAGTTATACTCATTTCTGCACAGGTGGTTGATATGTTTAGAAGTAACAGACAAatggcttctttggatgaacCTGCTGAGCGATCAAGCCACTTTTGGCCTGTTTATGGTAGCGATGCAGATCTCGACAACaccaaagaacaagagATGATAGAGCACGAAGAGATTAAGAATCACCTCTATGAAGTCAAACAAGGCTCTGAAGTTGGTGATGGTGTAGAAGACCCGGACACCGACCAACCCAACGAAAACGGCGACGATGGTAATAGTGATAATAGTGACGATAACGATAATAGTGATAATAACGACGACAATTCAGGCGGAGATAGTGATGGAATCCTGATAAAGTACAAACTTGGTTTGGAACACAAGGctccagaagaagcagagcATAACGCTGCGTTGGACAAGTTCTTGCAGAAGGTCTTGACGGTGTTGATTACCAGCAAGCCCAAGACGGGATTTGAGTTGATGAAGCGTTcgaagaagcaaaaatCGGATACTTCTTTTAATCTCTATCCTCGGCAATATGGTAAGAATGGTGTGGTGAACATTGCTGCTCATGACAACAGGCCTGGGGTCCCTGTACTCTCCGAGGATTTCTTGGGTCAATGCCTAACGATGTCATCGCAGGTGTTTCAAGACTTGCAGACATCACATTTTTACGTGACTAAATGGCTTCCTGACAAATATCCAGAGAATGTTTATAAAGGAGACGGTGTTGTAATGGTTGGAGGAGGCCGTTATTCATGGTTCGTTCTATTGGCAGTAGAGAATCTTCGAAGTACCGGTTCTAAGCTACCTGTGGAAGTGCTTATTCCTTCCGAAGACGAGTACGAAAGCTATCTCTGCGATAAATTATTACCCAAATTAGATGCCAAATGTGTGGTACTTACGCAAAGACTtccatttttgaagaagttttcaTCTATCATCGGCGGTTATCAATACAAATCGCTTGCTTTACTTTCATCGTCGTTCGAAAGAGTGCTACTTCTTGATGCAGACAATCTTGCTGTGGAAAATCCCGATTCTTTGTTTGATTCAGAGCCATTTGACTCATACGGTATGATTCTTTGGCCTGATTATTGGAAGCGTGTAACACACCCAGACTTTTATAAATTGGCTGGATTTAAAATTGGCGATAAACGGGTGCGGAACGGTCCTGATGACCTTAGCCCTCCTGAATTGTACGTATCCGGATTTGAAAACCCTAAAACGGATCTTCCTCTACATGATCGTGAGGGTACAATGCCCGATTTGACAACGGAATCCGGCCAGATTATGGTGAATAAACGGAACCATATGAGATCTTTGCTACTATCTCTTTATTACAACCTTTATGGACCTCATCAGTTCTATCCGCTATTTTCACAGGGTACCAACGGTGAGGGAGACAAAGAAACGTTCCTTGCTGCAGCCACATACTACGGCGAATCTGTGTACAGAGTTAACAAGATCTGTGATTCGCTAGGATATTGGATGGATGATCCACATAAGTTTGTTGGCGTTGGTATGATTCAGCATGATCCTGTGGTGGACTACAAAAACAGCAAGGACTACAGGAAGTACGTGGAACAGAAACTTAGTGAGTTTAAAGATGAAAACCCAAACTGGAAAAAACTCACGCCTCAACTATGGAAATCGATAAACGAGGATTCTGAGAATAATTTCAACAGCTACATGGATCGCAACCAACGGCCCCGCTTTTACCATTGCAACTTCCCGAAGTTGGATCCTGTGGATATGCATAAATACAATAAGCTAGTGGATGATAACGGCAAAGAGGAGCGTCTCTATACGTCGAACGAGTTGGACTTCGATTtcgagaagaagcagtggGTTATCATGAGGAAATACTTTTGCGATGGCGACTTGGAGCTAAAGTATTTCACGGATGCTGGCGTTAGGACCACAGACTATTGCCAATTTATCGATGACAGAATTACTTTCCTAGAAGCCAATTAA
- a CDS encoding uncharacterized protein (BUSCO:EOG09342K4Y), translated as MTSSEDLTPPPKKPRTVSNDDLYRRSTQYRYWSFTQSKLEDLRVLANKKGRVLTHKRLEDLDPSLDEAKMIKENDVAQFPYVSLDEELKIITYYARKCQDLANFFHLPSQARSTAIIYLYKFYLTYSVMTYHPQHIMYTCLFLAAKVENSFIGINNFSKAIPKTSPESILQYEYLILQTLRFSLRCHHSYQPLYGFYLDIQQLLPKVDRKRLGQSCDHARDLVGESLFFDVNFLFTPPQIALACLWRSDDILVERYLAKKLGLKRKQKETDGAEAEAEAEAEAEAGAEAETETETETEAEAETKTEAEAKTDTETKTDTKPPKTEEGEVPPQQRFDKMFQTIKKCSRLIDQASRNPSVEEAKDISSKIRYCLEPLRYGRKLLKQRIAISEIVEEANTKRSVSTESEQTSKRQKTQ; from the coding sequence ATGACCAGTTCAGAAGACTTAACACCGCCACCTAAAAAGCCCAGAACGGTATCCAACGACGACCTATATAGACGATCAACTCAATATCGTTACTGGTCGTTTACCCAGTCCAAGTTGGAGGATCTAAGAGTTCTTGCCAACAAGAAAGGAAGAGTGCTGACTCACAAAAGGCTTGAGGATCTTGATCCATCGCTTGATGAGGCAAAGATGATCAAAGAAAACGATGTGGCGCAGTTTCCGTACGTCTCTTTAGACGAAGAGCTTAAGATCATCACTTATTATGCTAGAAAGTGCCAggatttggccaacttcttccatctccCGTCTCAGGCTCGGTCCACTGCCATTATCTACCTCTACAAATTCTATCTGACCTACTCAGTGATGACCTATCATCCTCAGCATATCATGTACACGTGTTTATTCTTGGCAGCCAAGGTGGAAAACAGCTTCATAGGTATCAATAATTTTTCCAAGGCCATTCCAAAgaccagtccagagtccATTTTACAATACGAATACCTTATTTTACAGACTCTACGCTTTTCCTTGAGATGTCATCATTCTTATCAGCCTTTATATGGATTTTATCTTGATATACAACAGTTGTTGCCTAAAGTAGATCGGAAAAGATTGGGCCAGAGTTGTGATCATGCCAGAGACCTTGTTGGTGAAAGTTTGTTTTTTGATGTCAATTTTCTATTCACTCCACCGCAAATTGCGTTGGCATGTCTTTGGAGGAGCGATGATATTCTAGTTGAGAGGTATTTGGCTAAGAAGTTAggtttgaagagaaagcagaaggaGACGGATggagcagaagcagaagcagaagcagaagcagaagcagaagcaggagctgaagcagaaacagaaacagaaacagaaacagaagcagaagcagaaacaaaaacagaagcagaagcaaaaaCAGATACAGAAACAAAAACAGATACAAAGCCTCCGAAGACcgaagaaggtgaagtaCCACCTCAACAAAGGTTTGATAAAATGTTCCAAACAATCAAGAAATGTAGTCGTCTGATTGATCAAGCCTCACGTAATCCTTCTGTCGAAGAGGCCAAAGATATATCATCCAAAATTAGATACTGTCTCGAGCCTTTGCGATATGGAAGAAAGTTACTCAAGCAGCGAATAGCTATTAGTGAGATCGTTGAAGAGGCCAATACAAAGAGGTCTGTGTCAACTGAATCAGAACAGACCTCTAAAAGACAGAAGACTCAATAA
- a CDS encoding uncharacterized protein (EggNog:ENOG41) → MNSSDDISLSTSKNWALPPRSKPKKGRKERPVTGTSRVKNKGTRVRINRQIHSNINLFTNNQSELQAQLQSVTRENGNLKKALAKLNREIESLKAIANSIEPNTSPFIVDASTNTLPLDPVTMNYIIDCKRLKREETKGPQGSGSLAIPVGLKPIVTGYSLKNTTFLSPKDILINPTALKPQTSIKAPKKHKKKREQENLTRDLKNDSKKDPKDSKKTPEDSKKTPEDSQKRLKSLSRAPENPQDTLPSLRKPVAPKASKSIDTPKQASKLQSASHPADLAAADWFSKNSFLDFDMYNDGMSDSTHPLSESPSSFMLESMKASESLDARKIDDTANGSTTTNNNNNDDALASPRFDFDNNDDLMY, encoded by the exons ATGAATA GTTCTGATGACATCAGTTTATCAACATCCAAGAACTGGGCGTTACCGCCGAGATCAAAGCCTAAGAAGGGTCGTAAAGAAAGGCCGGTAACCGGAACATCCAGAGTTAAGAATAAAGGAACAAGGGTGAGAATTAACCGGCAGATCCATTCCAACATCAATCTTTTCACCAACAATCAGAGCGAACTACAGGCCCAGTTACAGAGCGTAACCAGAGAGAACgggaacttgaagaaggctcTGGCCAAGCTCAATCGGGAGATCGAGAGTTTGAAGGCTATTGCCAATAGCATCGAACCAAATACATCTCCGTTCATCGTGGACGCGTCTACAAATACCCTACCTCTCGATCCGGTCACTATGAATTACATTATCGACTGCAAGCGACTCAAAAGGGAGGAAACCAAAGGGCCTCAAGGATCGGGGTCGCTGGCTATTCCAGTCGGCCTTAAGCCCATTGTGACTGGATATTCACTGAAAAATACAACCTTCCTCTCTCCTAAAGACATTCTCATCAATCCTACTGCTTTGAAACCACAAACAAGTATTAAAGCTCCTAAAAAGCATAAAAAGAAGCGGGAGCAGGAGAACCTTACGAGGGACCTTAAAAATGACTCCAAAAAGGACCCAAAAGACTCCAAAAAGACACCAGAAGACTCCAAAAAGACCCCAGAAGACTCGCAAAAGCGCCTGAAAAGCCTTTCTCGGGCCCCAGAGAACCCTCAAGATACCCTCCCTTCACTAAGGAAGCCAGTCGCACCAAAAGCTTCTAAAAGCATAGATACGCCTAAGCAAGCTAGTAAGCTACAATCTGCCTCACATCCTGCCGACTTGGCAGCTGCTGATTGGTTCTCCAAAAACAGTTTCCTGGACTTCGACATGTACAACGATGGAATGTCGGATTCTACTCATCCATTGTCGGAGtctccatcatcattcaTGCTTGAATCTATGAAGGCCAGTGAAAGTCTTGACGCAAGAAAGATCGATGATACAGCAAACGGcagcaccaccaccaacaacaacaacaacgatGATGCTTTGGCCAGTCCGAGGTTCGACTTTGACAATAATGATGATTTAATGTATTAA
- a CDS encoding uncharacterized protein (BUSCO:EOG09342SII~EggNog:ENOG41): MLVEGPEKKTVSSAVATFADISVSAQDVVNCSYSQWYNKFSSYTYTKAEILRPVPIEFINYLLSDDIILPKDEQGSSLFQKVELNSDNEYSDWEEEEDDDADADADEDKDLSNKASPTSTFPSFHQKIKDAIQRLGGKVAPKLNWTSPQDATWMMMNNTMECHNATELYLLLKSSDYINHDIGHAFECVTEGPQNVPEGFEYELVLRKWFDINPSMEFRCFVRDRQLIAISPRDLNYYTFMKDFENEIVDKIDLFFDSVLLPKFDSNSFAFDVYIPKPLTTVYLVDVNPFARQTDSLLFSWNELATMKSDDDGPLFRKVEQANSGRFASRAHSQNQVPKEIVDASLDTEALVELAQGWDKMMKKEDGD; this comes from the coding sequence ATGCTCGTAGAAGGCCCAGAAAAGAAGACTGTTTCTTCAGCAGTGGCAACTTTTGCTGATATTTCAGTTTCGGCTCAAGATGTCGTTAACTGCTCTTACTCTCAGTGGTATAACAAATTCTCCAGTTACACCTATACCAAGGCCGAGATCCTAAGACCGGTTCCTATAGAATTTATTAATTATTTATTGAGCGATGATATCATCCTTCCTAAAGATGAACAAGGGTCCAGCTTGTTCCAGAAAGTTGAACTCAACAGCGATAACGAGTACAGTGAttgggaagaagaagaagatgatgatgctgatgctgatgctgatgaagacaaagatCTGTCAAATAAGGCATCTCCTACCAGCACTTTCCCCAGCTTCCACCAGAAAATCAAAGATGCCATACAAAGATTAGGTGGGAAAGTGGCTCCCAAACTTAACTGGACATCTCCTCAGGATGCCAcatggatgatgatgaacaATACGATGGAATGCCATAACGCTACGGAGTTGTaccttcttttgaagtcCTCCGACTATATAAACCACGATATCGGCCATGCGTTCGAATGTGTGACAGAGGGGCCTCAAAATGTTCCTGAGGGGTTCGAATACGAGCTAGTTCTACGCAAATGGTTCGATATCAACCCTTCCATGGAGTTCCGCTGCTTCGTTAGAGATAGGCAGTTGATAGCCATCTCTCCTAGGGATCTAAACTACTATACATTTATGAAGGATTTCGAAAATGAAATCGTCGATAAGATTGaccttttctttgacaGTGTACTTCTTCCCAAATTCGACTCAAACAGCTTTGCATTCGACGTCTACATACCTAAACCTCTTACCACAGTATACCTAGTTGACGTGAATCCATTTGCTCGTCAGACGGACTCTTTGTTGTTTTCGTGGAACGAGTTGGCTACCATGAAAtccgatgatgatggtcCTCTTTTCCGTAAGGTTGAACAGGCCAACAGCGGTAGATTTGCTTCAAGAGCCCACAGTCAGAATCAGGTTCCTAAGGAGATCGTAGATGCCTCTCTAGATACCGAAGCTCTCGTTGAGTTGGCTCAAGGGTGGGAtaagatgatgaaaaaagaggatggTGACTAG
- a CDS encoding uncharacterized protein (BUSCO:EOG09342LTW), producing the protein MTKNRRSKQSQEPNIEEIGLDEVDEFAQEREKVLLNEAGWDKDQVDSSESEEEEAVMDIEEEGDDDKDKADIESYRKRLQGPVEDDEEEYFIDKDKEEADNEDDDDGDDDDEAWGNIKGDYYGAEDLEEEDDEDAKEMEKEALRLQKKHLEDLNMDAYMLDETVEEWTHETKKEQEAKKGEAEEISITEVAKLDKDSQLQILQRRYPEFIPLTKEFQSLKGVLKELEKQRDGKNEVVQIKYSTLASYLGTVATYFALFVSKLHDGEQFSMKGEPILEAILNSREIWYEAKGLNETGGEEEKQTIVESSEESLEEPLESLEEPLEIPLEKPLEEPLEESDSELAFGEMTPSFTLEKKSIKHLKRAGIEGIDNVDAEEKRGRRRALGFYTSKIDQREKKKMTRFQGDEDIPYKERLYERQQRLLEEARKRGDRNNKKAPGVDLDDDEFNERDTKDAREINLEGEDYYEAIKQKKEKKKATRKNAHELAVRAAKEGKLAELQEGIDGDGKRAINYQMLKNRGLTKKRNKADRNSRVKKRKRYDQAKKKLGSVRAVYKTPEGPYQGEKTGIKKNISRSVKMV; encoded by the coding sequence ATGACTAAGAACAGACGATCTAAACAATCCCAAGAACCgaatattgaagaaattggattggatgaagttgatgagtttgctcaagaaagagagaaggtGTTACTCAATGAGGCTGGATGGGATAAGGATCAAGTAGATTCCTCGGAGtctgaagaggaagaagccGTGATggatattgaagaggaaggagatgatgataaagataaGGCGGATATTGAATCGTACAGAAAAAGGTTACAAGGACCagtggaagatgatgaagaagagtatttcattgataaagataaggaggaagccgataatgaagatgatgatgatggtgatgatgatgatgaagctTGGGGTAATATTAAAGGAGATTATTATGGTGCtgaagatttggaagaggaggatgacgaagatgctaaagaaatggaaaagGAAGCATTAAgacttcaaaagaagcatttggAGGACTTGAATATGGATGCTTATATGTTGGATGAAACAGTTGAGGAATGGACTCATgaaaccaagaaagaacaggaggccaaaaaaggagaagcGGAAGAGATATCCATTACAGAAGTTGCCAAATTGGATAAGGATTCTCAATTACAGATCTTGCAAAGACGTTATCCGGAGTTTATACCACTAACGAAAGAGTTTCAAAGTCTTAAGGGTGTTTTGAAGGAACTCGAGAAGCAAAGAGACGGTAAAAATGAGGTGGTGCAGATTAAATATTCCACTCTTGCATCATACTTGGGTACTGTTGCGACCTATTTTGCTCTATTCGTGTCCAAACTACACGATGGAGAGCAGTTCAGTATGAAGGGAGAGCCTATATTGGAAGCTATTTTAAATTCTCGTGAGATTTGGTACGAGGCAAAAGGATTGAATGAGACCGGAGgcgaagaagagaaacagaCAATAGTGGAGTCCTCGGAGGAGTCCTTGGAGGAGCCTTTAGAGTCCCTTGAGGAGCCTCTTGAGATTCCTCTTGAGAAGCCCCTCGAAGAGCCCCTCGAGGAATCCGATTCTGAACTTGCATTTGGTGAAATGACACCATCATTTACacttgaaaagaaatcgaTTAAGCATCTTAAACGAGCAGGTATTGAGGGTATCGATAATGTTGATGCCGAAGAGAAGcgtggaagaagaagagctctTGGATTCTATACATCGAAAATTGATCAAcgtgaaaagaagaagatgacgagATTTCaaggtgatgaagatatacCgtacaaagaaagattatATGAAAGGCAGCAAAGATTACTCGAAGAGGCTCGCAAAAGAGGAGAcagaaataataaaaaggCACCAGGTGttgatcttgatgatgatgagttcAATGAACGGGATACCAAAGATGCTAGAGAGATTAATCTCGAAGGTGAAGATTATTATGAAGCCATTaagcaaaagaaggaaaagaagaaggccaCCAGAAAGAATGCACATGAATTGGCAGTCAGAGCAGCCAAAGAGGGTAAATTGGCTGAATTGCAGGAGGGCATTGATGGAGATGGTAAAAGAGCCATCAACTATCAGATGTTGAAAAACCGTGGTTtgaccaagaagagaaataagGCTGACAGGAATTCTAGagtcaagaagagaaagagatatGACCaggcaaagaagaagttgggGTCTGTCCGTGCAGTCTACAAGACTCCTGAAGGTCCTTACCAGGGCGAGAAAACTGgtatcaagaagaatatatCCAGATCTGTCAAGATGGTGTAA
- a CDS encoding uncharacterized protein (BUSCO:EOG093446S6) — MSSNKRLDSISRPSTPKRKLKFKPKLVARKPKEERDAEAHINTPGINRNNLRLQQPHRFMPNRNRMNKRYQNTTLLTSGPLSAGAVPVVPEGIKEKASSLASRRTVSPVTELVSRLHRTKDKNRPPKVEQGTNGLHVNEINVGSNSDEEDDDLSEAGSDVKINMGKELNFDDEDLKLFPMRAERAQHYEFGEEPHPDSTIKTEFHREASDISSREGSNIPDSGPNVKKENSSLAFIPEDSSDKKQAAIDAINDYQTRQEARILQEDYSSLVKYMEEFKVSQDEEKPSCVLPSEFLFLQLPSILPPFEKPIKAEVSAGAEKIEEEKADLPTGVIGKLRYHESGKLTIKLGNVVFDVTGGGPADFEQEIVAVNRADHQCYHLGSVGEKIIAAPKLV; from the coding sequence ATGTCATCGAACAAACGTTTAGATTCAATTTCAAGACCTTCAACACCTAAAAGGAAGCTCAAGTTTAAACCCAAGCTTGTGGCTAGAAAACcgaaggaagaaagagatgctGAAGCACATATTAACACCCCCGGTATTAACAGGAACAATCTACGGCTACAACAACCTCATAGATTCATGCCTAATAGAAATAGAATGAACAAAAGGTATCAGAATACCACTCTACTTACTTCTGGTCCCCTTAGTGCTGGTGCCGTTCCTGTGGTTCCTGAGGGAattaaagagaaagcctCATCATTGGCATCGAGGAGGACCGTGTCTCCTGTGACAGAATTGGTATCTCGATTGCATCGAACAAAGGACAAGAACAGGCCTCCTAAGGTAGAACAGGGGACCAATGGATTGCATGTTAATGAAATAAATGTTGGTAGTAATAGtgacgaagaggatgatgacCTTAGTGAGGCAGGTTCTGACGTGAAGATTAATATGGGTAAAGAGCTCAACTTCGATGACGAAGACCTGAAACTTTTTCCTATGAGAGCCGAGAGGGCACAGCATTACGAGTTTGGAGAAGAGCCCCATCCTGATAGTACCATAAAGACGGAATTTCATAGGGAAGCGTCGGATATATCGAGTCGAGAAGGTAGTAATATACCTGATAGCGGTCCAAACGTGAAAAAGGAGAATTCCAGCTTGGCATTTATTCCCGAGGACTCCAGCGATAAGAAACAGGCTGCCATTGATGCCATTAACGACTACCAGACGAGGCAGGAGGCCAGAATACTACAAGAAGATTATAGCTCTCTTGTTAAATACATGGAAGAGTTTAAGGTGAgccaagatgaagagaagccATCTTGTGTGTTACCCTCTGAGtttttatttcttcaacttccatCCATCTTACCTCCATTTGAAAAGCCAATAAAGGCAGAAGTAAGCGCGGGGGCAGAGAAGATCGAGGAGGAGAAAGCCGATCTACCTACTGGTGTTATCGGTAAACTAAGGTATCATGAATCAGGAAAACTAACGATTAAGCTAGGAAATGTGGTATTTGATGTTACAGGTGGAGGACCAGCAGACTTTGAACAGGAAATCGTCGCTGTAAACCGGGCTGACCATCAATGCTATCATCTAGGATCTGTGGGAGAGAAGATTATAGCTGCACCTAAATTAGTATAG
- a CDS encoding uncharacterized protein (EggNog:ENOG41) translates to MTIFTEPTDRTDRTEPSRSLESTGSLGSAGSLGSAGSLGSVGSTGSTGSSGAPGTNGTSSISPSVPANAQLPQIWMGELDQRWDELTIRQIWTSLLSPRGITLHSVKLIRDRQSSQMGLTNAGYCFIRFYNFEDASKVLALFNGKPIPGTNNQRFFRLNWSSANIQAAAAASHTLSESNPEFSIFVGDLPQGATEHILFETFKSRYPSCCGAKVMVDQNTGHIRGFGFVKFLNDDERCRALVEMQGFALLGRPIRVSPATKSGDAQPQQQQQQQQQQEQQTYQRPSQNHLSMATSSSNVITNRSSPGPSTTSLQASAPAQAYSDPSNTTIFIGGLNMPVSEVQLRELFAKFGDITYVKIPAGKNCGFIQFFHRASAEAALTEMQGYDIGGGCRLRVSWGARAAQRIWFARQLLVQQQHQQVEQQQQQLLSQQGLTQQQYQLLSQPQLKNTPVSGVVDDSMNGIYNFQQQGLAASTLGLSGGLVADNMPTAFPASAQLNTERIPYSTNNHSNSSNSSAKEELKLNSLLLAARDGNLDHLDINSSVYGSSGHC, encoded by the exons ATGACCAT CTTTACAGAACCTACGGATCGTACGGACCGTACGGAACCTTCCAGATCTTTAGAATCCACGGGATCTTTGGGTTCTGCGGGATCTTTGGGATCTGCGGGATCTTTGGGTTCTGTGGGATCTACGGGATCTACAGGATCATCTGGCGCGCCCGGTACCAACGGTACGAGCTCTATATCTCCATCTGTACCTGCAAATGCTCAACTTCCCCAGATCTGGATGGGTGAACTCGACCAACGCTGGGATGAGCTCACAATTCGGCAGATTTGGACTTCTCTGCTAAGTCCAAGGGGAATTACCCTTCACTCTGTCAAGCTCATAAGAGATAGACAGAGCTCACAAATGGGTCTGACAAATGCGGGCTATTGCTTCATTCGATTTTATAACTTTGAAGATGCCTCCAAAGTACTGGCCTTGTTCAACGGGAAGCCTATTCCCGGTACAAACAACCAACGGTTTTTCCGACTTAATTGGTCTTCTGCCAATATTcaagctgctgctgctgcttctcaTACTCTTTCCGAATCTAATCCTGAGTTTTCCATCTTCGTGGGTGATTTGCCCCAAGGTGCTACTGAGCATATCCTTTTTGAAACTTTCAAATCTAGGTATCCTTCATGTTGTGGAGCCAAAGTGATGGTTGACCAGAATACTGGTCACATTAGAGGCTTTGGCTTTGTAAAGTTTCTCAATGACGACGAAAGATGCCGGGCATTAGTTGAAATGCAAGGctttgctcttcttggGAGGCCTATAAGGGTTTCTCCTGCTACAAAATCTGGCGATGCTCAACcgcagcaacagcaacagcagcaacaacaacaagagCAGCAGACATATCAACGGCCATCACAGAACCATCTATCCATGGCTACATCAAGCTCTAACGTTATAACAAATCGCTCGTCACCGGGACCTTCCACAACTTCTCTACAAGCATCTGCACCAGCACAGGCATACAGTGATCCGTCTAACACGACAATCTTCATTGGAGGATTGAACATGCCTGTATCAGAAGTACAGCTACGTGAGCTCTTTGCAAAATTCGGCGATATTACCTACGTCAAGATTCCTGCTGGTAAAAACTGTGGGTTCATTCAGTTCTTCCATCGTGCTAGCGCAGAGGCAGCACTGACCGAGATGCAAGGGTATGATATTGGTGGAGGCTGTAGGCTCCGTGTGAGTTGGGGTGCCCGAGCTGCTCAGCGAATTTGGTTTGCACGCCAGTTATTAGTGCAGCAACAACACCAACAGGTCgaacagcagcaacagcagcttctttctcagcAGGGGCTCACACAGCAGCAATATCAACTGCTTTCTCAGCCTCAGCTGAAAAATACTCCTGTAAGTGGTGTCGTCGATGATTCCATGAACGGCATATACAACTTTCAACAGCAGGGATTAGCTGCATCCACATTAGGACTCTCTGGAGGGCTTGTTGCAGACAACATGCCGACGGCATTTCCAGCTTCGGCGCAACTTAATACAGAGCGTATTCCTTACTCCACAAACAATCACTCTAATTCATCGAATTCCTCTGCAAAGGAAGAACTCAAGTTGAACAGCCTCCTATTGGCAGCACGGGACGGGAACTTGGACCACCTGGATATAAACTCCAGTGTCTATGGATCATCAGGACACTGCTGA